TATTGAAATCTATCAGCTTATAAAGTTGACGCTTATGCCACATGATATTACTTGGCTTGATGTCTCTGTGATAAACTGGCGGATTTTGCTCCTCCTGCATATATTTCAGTGCTCCAAGTATCTGGATAGCCATCTTATATACCTCATCAACAGGCAAACGAAGGTCACCCCTGGTATAGTTCTGAAGGTTTTCTCCTTCAAGAAGTTCCATCAGGGTATAGAACAATCCTTGCTGAGTTCTATCAATATATTTAAATTCAACGATATTAGGATGATGAAGCGATTTCAATGCCTCAAACTCGTTAATAGCATTATCCACCGATGCATCACGCTCAAATATCTTGATGGCAAGATATTGCTTCTGCATATCATGCCATACCTTGAACACACGTCCAAAGCCTCCCTTACCCAGTATTTCATGAAGTGTCAATGAAGGAGTTACCTTCACTCCTGGCTTCATATCTTTCAGATACCAGGTTTTCTTCTCTTCTGTTTTTCCACCAGTTGTAGAATGAACGGTCTGGATTGTCTTCTTTTCCTCTTCTATAGAGTTATTGATAAACGTGATAAACTCATCTGCATCTTGCCATCGTTCGTCTAAGTTTGCCACTATCGTATGCTTCACGATTTCATCCATCCATGCCGGCAAATCTTTTGAGACCTTACTTGGCAACAGGTCATCTGGCAGTTTACCTCCCATTACTGCACTGAAAATCAAGCTGCTATCAAATGGCTTTTTACCGACCATCAGCTCATAGAAGATGACACCCAACGAGAATATATCACTACCTGCACAGGCATCGTTTTCCATAAATTCCGGTGCTGAATAGGGAGATTTCATGTCAATGTCATTCTTCACCGTAAAGCTGAAGTCAGAGTGTTCTACAAACCATGCCATGCCAAAGTTGGCAAGAGCAGCCTTACCACCTTCAAACACATATATATTCTCCGGGCAAACGTTGCGATGGAATACCTGTTCCTGATGAGCAGCCTTTAATGCATGCGCCACATCAAGGATAATACTGATCTTATCTGTCTGCTTAAAGGTCTTCAAACGCAGTTTGCTGCGGAGTGAACTTTCATCCTGATAACGGCTGATTTCATAATAGTAAGTCTGCTCCTCATTCATACGACAGATGGTCTGAACGATGTATGGAGACGTACCTATCTTCTCCTGGGCAAGACTTGCATTCTGAACCTTCAGCGTAAGTTCCTCCAGTTCCTTCGGACTCTTTCCTACAACATCAAGAGGATATTCACGAATCTTATAATGTGCTGTGGCTATGAGCTTTGGCACACATAGATATTCTGTAAATTCTTCCGTTTCCTGAAGTACTTCCTCTATCTGATAGTTGAAAATTTCCGTACGTTCTGTTTTGCGACGTTCTACAGATTGACCGGTCAGTAAATCGGTCAATTGATTCTGTAAATCGAGGATTGCCCCTGCTTTTCGTCCTACCCTCTCTGGATTGGTCAAGAAATCAATAAGCTCATTACCCAAGGTAAAGGTTTGTCCGTAACAGTCGCAGGTAGGATCAAGTCCGAACTTAGACTGCTGCGGATGACTCAGAGTTATAGCCGTCTGAATCAGACCGAAATGCCAATCTGGATGCTGATTTTTTATTTTACTTGCAAGAATACGACTTTTAAGACCTGCTGTCTTATGTGGATTAGCCACCTCCTGACCACTACGGAACCAAGCCCAATCATCTCCTTCAAGATTGCCAGCCCAGTCTTTGTTCTCAAGGTGATAAACTGCATGCGGAGCTACCACAATACAGTCATACTCCCAATATTTCATAACTCGGTTGGGACCTGTTATCGGGATATTGAGATTCGGAATGACCATATAGTTGTCTGGCAGTTTCACACAAAGAAAGTCCAGCAAGCGCTGTTCTCCAGCGTTCACAGGTCCATCATCATGTATGGGTTTTCTTAATTGTGCCATATTGTTTTGTTTTTAAATTAATACCTGCCACTCTCCGTGTTTTCTTCCGCCAACACGTTTCAGCAAGCCTTTCTTCTGTAATTTTGCTATAATGAATTTTACTCCATCCTCCGTAATATTACCTAGTGCATTAGCAGCATCTACTCTGGTTGCCTTAGGATTGCCTTTAAAGTATTCCAATACTTCCTTTTGGGTAGTATCCAAATTCTTTTGGGTAGCGATTTCTCTCTTTTGGGTAGTACTTATATCCTCAAATTGCTCCTTTTGGGTAGTAGAATCACTCTTTTGGGTAGCGTTTTCTCCCTTTTGGGTAGTACTTATATCCTCAATTTGCTCCTTTTGGGTAGTAGAATCGCTCTTTTGGATAGTTCTCGGTATTGTTACCTTAAACTCTTTTCCGTTTACATCGTTTTCCAACCGAATATCAGGATATTCTGCAAGAATACGGACGATGCCCGAACCTATACCTTTATAATATAAGGCATTGGTGGCAAAGGTGGCCATATATGGATTACGCTGGTAGGTCTTACCATTGCGTATATCCTCTTCTGTTAGTCCGCCAGCCAAAGCTCCAGGACTGATTACCTCCACTCTGTCGTCAAAGACGAAAAGGCGGATGGGAGCAGGACGAAGCAGATCACGATGCACAAGTGCATTCTGAACAACTTCTTCCAAAACCTCTTCTGCTATCTCCAACTTGCCTAACGTATTGAACGATGCTCCTTCTTCCTGCACATTGTGCAGATTGGCTTTGAGAAAAGCCATGCTCTTGTTGTAAAGCTGCGACATATTGCCCAATATTTCTTTGGAGTCACGATATTGTGTGCCTGCGAGATCATTTCCGAAAAATGATACGGCTTTTACCATGC
This is a stretch of genomic DNA from Segatella hominis. It encodes these proteins:
- a CDS encoding RNA-binding domain-containing protein, yielding MEQALNDCMMTEDTFKDLCLCGETTKVQFKESFTSQKEIAKEMIAFANTKGGVILFGVEDKCGKLVGLSYDEIQVISRELGNAANEQVRPTIYIETEVVRMEKKHFLICSVEEGKNKPYKNLNGEIWVKQGADKRRITENSEILALFQDSGSYQPDAAGVNGTTFDDLDRYAIDDYLQKVYATTLDGFGGKAEQVLKNIHILNHHGVPTLAGYLFFGKHPEYNCPTCMVKAVSFFGNDLAGTQYRDSKEILGNMSQLYNKSMAFLKANLHNVQEEGASFNTLGKLEIAEEVLEEVVQNALVHRDLLRPAPIRLFVFDDRVEVISPGALAGGLTEEDIRNGKTYQRNPYMATFATNALYYKGIGSGIVRILAEYPDIRLENDVNGKEFKVTIPRTIQKSDSTTQKEQIEDISTTQKGENATQKSDSTTQKEQFEDISTTQKREIATQKNLDTTQKEVLEYFKGNPKATRVDAANALGNITEDGVKFIIAKLQKKGLLKRVGGRKHGEWQVLI